Proteins co-encoded in one Saprospira grandis genomic window:
- the rpsT gene encoding 30S ribosomal protein S20, which yields MANHKSAKKRIRQTAKRRVHNRFYKKTTRSAIKRLRSITEKSDAEKFLPKVVSMIDRLAKKNQVHKNKAANLKSKLTSYVNNL from the coding sequence ATGGCCAATCACAAATCAGCAAAAAAGCGCATTCGCCAAACGGCTAAGCGCCGCGTGCACAACCGCTTCTACAAGAAAACAACTCGTTCTGCTATCAAACGTCTACGCAGCATCACTGAAAAGTCTGATGCGGAGAAGTTCTTGCCCAAAGTAGTCTCTATGATCGACCGCTTGGCTAAAAAGAACCAAGTACACAAAAATAAAGCGGCCAACTTGAAGAGCAAATTGACTTCTTACGTCAATAATCTCTAG
- a CDS encoding THUMP domain-containing class I SAM-dependent RNA methyltransferase has product MQAYIATTFFGLENVLAKELSQLGAKNIKPLKRAVRFEADPLQLYKANMGLRTALHILHPLAEEKVRNADQLYTLGKAINWMRWFNNEATYAIRARVSQAPEFKSPLFAALKLKDAIADQFRDFTGSRPNIDRDNPDIEIHLHIFRDRCSISIDSSGSSLHRRGYRRGGHAAPMNEVLAAGMLLLSDWRGQGNLVDFMCGSGTILTEGALLATNKAPNLLRPNFSLKHWKNFDKELWSQARMELMSEEKTFEHRIYGSDFKRSAISEAFKNAHSAGVADLMQLENLDFRKLKRPEEGEPGAVIINPPYGERLKPSQIGRLYAQIGDALKKHFSGYSAWILSSNREATKEVGLRPKNRIPLYNGPLECRLLQYDLYDGSKYLEKKRQAEKENDAPKKEES; this is encoded by the coding sequence ATGCAAGCCTATATTGCCACTACTTTTTTTGGTCTAGAAAATGTCTTGGCCAAAGAACTCAGCCAGCTTGGCGCCAAAAATATTAAGCCCCTTAAAAGAGCGGTCCGCTTTGAGGCCGATCCGCTTCAATTATATAAGGCCAATATGGGCCTGCGCACGGCCTTGCACATCTTGCACCCCCTGGCCGAAGAAAAGGTCCGAAATGCCGACCAACTCTATACCCTAGGCAAAGCCATCAACTGGATGCGCTGGTTTAATAATGAGGCCACTTATGCTATCCGCGCCCGAGTAAGCCAGGCCCCCGAGTTTAAAAGTCCGCTTTTTGCCGCCCTTAAACTCAAGGATGCTATTGCCGACCAATTTAGAGATTTTACGGGCAGCCGCCCCAATATTGACCGGGATAATCCCGATATCGAAATCCATCTGCACATTTTTAGAGATCGCTGTAGCATTTCTATTGATAGTAGTGGCTCTTCGCTCCACCGCCGAGGCTACCGTCGGGGGGGACATGCCGCCCCCATGAATGAGGTCCTTGCCGCAGGTATGCTCCTCCTTTCTGATTGGCGCGGCCAAGGTAATCTGGTCGATTTTATGTGCGGTTCGGGGACGATTCTGACCGAAGGGGCCCTGCTCGCTACCAATAAAGCCCCCAATTTGCTTCGGCCCAACTTTAGCCTCAAGCATTGGAAAAACTTTGATAAGGAGCTCTGGAGCCAAGCCCGTATGGAACTGATGAGCGAGGAAAAAACCTTTGAACATCGCATTTATGGCTCGGACTTTAAACGCTCGGCCATTTCTGAGGCTTTCAAAAATGCGCATTCTGCTGGCGTGGCCGATCTGATGCAGCTAGAGAACCTAGATTTTAGAAAGCTCAAACGCCCCGAAGAAGGCGAGCCCGGTGCCGTGATTATCAACCCACCCTACGGCGAACGCCTCAAACCTAGCCAAATTGGCCGCCTCTATGCCCAGATTGGAGATGCCCTCAAGAAGCATTTTTCTGGCTATTCGGCCTGGATCCTCTCCTCGAACAGAGAGGCCACCAAGGAGGTGGGACTCCGACCCAAAAATCGAATTCCGCTTTATAATGGTCCCCTCGAATGCCGCCTTTTGCAATATGATCTCTACGATGGCAGCAAATACCTAGAGAAAAAACGACAGGCCGAAAAAGAAAATGATGCGCCCAAAAAAGAAGAGTCTTAA
- a CDS encoding cytochrome b5 domain-containing protein — translation MEELPLFSRSQLALRNGQDREEIWVAYQGLIYELNGSRLWRNGQHYGQWAGQDLTAELDQKAPHSAEHLKRFKLVGRLLL, via the coding sequence ATGGAAGAACTTCCGCTTTTTAGCCGCAGCCAACTGGCCCTGCGCAATGGCCAAGACCGAGAAGAAATTTGGGTGGCCTACCAAGGGCTCATCTATGAGCTCAATGGCAGCCGCCTTTGGCGAAATGGCCAGCATTATGGCCAGTGGGCAGGGCAAGATCTTACTGCAGAATTAGATCAAAAAGCTCCCCATTCAGCCGAACATTTGAAAAGATTCAAATTGGTGGGCCGATTACTGCTTTAA
- the recQ gene encoding DNA helicase RecQ, whose translation MTVKDRSLTTALKKYFGFEQFKGQQEEIIQSILSGQDTFVIMPTGGGKSLCYQLPALLSEGTAIVVSPLIALMKNQVDAVRSYAESDQVAHFLNSSLSRAKVKEVKQDIVSGATKLLYIAPETLTKDETLRFLSQIKVSFVAVDEAHCISEWGHDFRPEYRRIRSMIENIEQEIPIIALTATATPKVRMDIVKTLRLEEPREFMDSFNRDNLFYEVQPKGKKEDVLRRIVQFIKDKAPNESGIIYVQNRKTTEEVAKVLSVNDIKAAPYHAGLEAKLRSDTQDAFLMEKVDVIVATIAFGMGIDKPDVRFVIHYDIPKSIENYYQETGRAGRDGQHAHCLTFYSYKDILRLEKFLRDKPVAEREMGAQLLAEMIAYAETTACRRRFLLHYFGEKYKDEVCRRDQMCDNCKKQHPTENAKEALLLLLQVVKDLHEQLQAKELLDFLLGEKTQSILDFKYEKHELFGKGKDKDRHYWNSVLRQGLLNDYLKKDIEDYGILRVAEAGHEFLAQPKLFEISLNHNFAQEMQDMEEEREQNASSTLDPQLLKILLDLRKQVARKKNVPPFVVFQKVSLEEMATQYPFTIEEMKNISGVSEGKARRYGRNFLATIKDYVEENNIIRPVDFIIKSVARKSKSKVTIIQSIDRKMSFEDIADSLGIRMDELLQELYMIINAGTKLNIDYYIEDILDEGVQEDIEDYFMQAETDNLDTAFEELKEDDISLEEIELYRLKFLSDNAN comes from the coding sequence ATGACGGTTAAAGATAGGAGTTTAACAACGGCCTTGAAAAAATATTTTGGATTTGAACAATTCAAAGGCCAGCAAGAGGAGATTATTCAAAGTATTCTCAGTGGACAAGATACTTTTGTGATTATGCCAACGGGTGGAGGAAAATCACTTTGCTACCAATTACCCGCCCTACTTTCTGAAGGGACCGCTATTGTGGTTTCTCCACTCATTGCCCTAATGAAAAATCAAGTGGATGCCGTTCGCTCTTATGCAGAGTCGGACCAAGTGGCCCACTTTCTTAATTCTTCACTCAGTAGAGCGAAGGTAAAAGAAGTCAAACAAGATATCGTTTCTGGCGCTACCAAATTACTTTATATTGCCCCAGAAACCCTGACCAAAGACGAAACACTTAGGTTTCTATCGCAAATTAAGGTCTCTTTTGTTGCGGTTGATGAAGCGCACTGTATCTCGGAATGGGGCCATGATTTTCGCCCAGAGTATCGCCGAATCCGCTCTATGATTGAAAATATAGAGCAGGAGATTCCTATTATTGCCCTAACGGCTACGGCTACGCCTAAGGTCCGTATGGATATCGTGAAAACGCTTCGTCTAGAGGAGCCCAGAGAGTTTATGGACTCCTTTAATCGCGATAATCTCTTTTATGAGGTGCAGCCCAAAGGAAAGAAGGAAGATGTTCTCCGACGTATTGTACAGTTTATTAAGGATAAAGCCCCCAATGAATCGGGCATTATCTATGTCCAAAACCGTAAAACAACCGAAGAGGTGGCCAAGGTGCTCTCGGTCAACGATATTAAAGCGGCGCCCTATCATGCTGGTCTAGAGGCCAAACTCAGAAGCGATACCCAAGATGCTTTCTTAATGGAAAAAGTGGATGTGATTGTCGCTACGATTGCCTTTGGTATGGGCATTGATAAGCCCGATGTCCGCTTTGTGATCCATTATGATATTCCTAAAAGTATTGAAAACTATTATCAGGAAACAGGCCGAGCAGGCCGAGATGGCCAACATGCTCACTGCCTAACGTTCTACTCTTATAAGGATATTCTCCGCCTCGAGAAGTTTTTACGGGATAAGCCTGTGGCCGAAAGGGAAATGGGCGCTCAGCTATTGGCCGAAATGATTGCCTATGCGGAAACTACCGCTTGTAGAAGACGCTTTTTGCTGCACTATTTTGGCGAGAAATATAAGGATGAGGTCTGCCGAAGAGACCAAATGTGTGATAACTGCAAAAAACAACATCCTACCGAAAATGCCAAGGAGGCTTTGCTGCTCTTGCTGCAGGTGGTCAAGGACCTACACGAACAGCTTCAAGCTAAGGAGTTGCTCGATTTCCTCCTCGGAGAGAAAACACAGTCTATTCTGGACTTTAAATACGAGAAACACGAACTCTTTGGCAAAGGAAAAGATAAGGACCGCCACTACTGGAATTCTGTCCTCCGCCAAGGCCTACTCAATGATTATCTCAAAAAAGATATTGAAGACTATGGTATCTTGAGAGTGGCAGAGGCTGGGCATGAATTTTTGGCCCAACCCAAACTTTTTGAGATTAGCCTAAACCATAATTTTGCCCAAGAAATGCAAGATATGGAGGAGGAAAGAGAACAAAATGCTAGTTCTACACTAGATCCTCAATTACTCAAAATTCTTCTGGATTTACGGAAACAGGTGGCGCGCAAGAAAAATGTACCGCCTTTTGTCGTCTTCCAAAAAGTGTCTCTAGAAGAAATGGCTACTCAATATCCCTTTACCATTGAGGAGATGAAAAATATTTCTGGGGTCTCTGAGGGCAAAGCTCGCCGATATGGCCGCAACTTCTTGGCCACGATTAAGGATTATGTAGAGGAGAATAATATTATCCGCCCCGTCGATTTTATTATTAAATCAGTTGCCCGAAAATCAAAGTCTAAGGTTACTATTATCCAAAGTATTGACCGCAAAATGTCCTTTGAAGATATTGCTGATAGCCTTGGCATCCGCATGGATGAGCTACTGCAAGAACTCTATATGATTATCAATGCAGGCACCAAACTCAATATCGATTATTATATTGAGGATATCCTCGATGAAGGAGTGCAGGAAGATATTGAAGATTATTTCATGCAGGCCGAAACCGATAATCTCGATACGGCTTTTGAGGAACTCAAAGAAGATGATATTTCTCTAGAAGAAATAGAACTCTACCGACTCAAGTTTCTCTCTGATAATGCCAACTAA
- a CDS encoding putative quinol monooxygenase has product MIIRIVKMTFQPEETANFLTFFEPFKEQIRHFEGCQKLQILRGKDQPNIIFSYSYWDGPAALDCYRKSALFGQVWPETKKRFAAKPEAWTVDLLAEID; this is encoded by the coding sequence ATGATTATTCGCATTGTCAAGATGACTTTCCAGCCAGAGGAAACCGCTAATTTTTTAACTTTTTTTGAGCCTTTCAAGGAGCAAATTCGCCATTTTGAGGGCTGTCAAAAATTGCAGATCCTTAGAGGAAAAGATCAGCCAAATATTATTTTCTCTTATAGCTACTGGGATGGGCCTGCAGCCTTAGACTGTTACAGAAAATCGGCTCTTTTTGGGCAGGTTTGGCCCGAAACCAAAAAACGCTTTGCGGCCAAACCCGAGGCTTGGACGGTAGACCTTTTAGCTGAAATTGACTAA
- a CDS encoding WbqC family protein: MRKAFICQSNYIPWKGYFEAIAQADVFVLYDCVQYTKNDWRNRNRIKTAQGLQWLSIPVRQKQLKQRIADTQVAQANWAKKHWNSWQTHYAKAPFFKQYAPKIKALYLEEDHPFLSQINKRFILWALKELQIQTEVLESVHFDLQEQDPSLRLIELLQQIEAQHYLSGPAAKAYLNEAAFEAAHIKLEYLNYGPYPTYEQLYPPFSDAVSILDLFFHLGPAAKQFFRSI; this comes from the coding sequence ATGCGCAAGGCTTTTATTTGTCAATCTAATTATATTCCCTGGAAGGGCTACTTTGAGGCCATTGCTCAGGCCGATGTTTTTGTGCTTTACGATTGTGTGCAATATACCAAGAACGATTGGCGCAATCGAAATCGTATAAAAACGGCCCAAGGGCTACAATGGCTCAGTATTCCCGTTCGTCAAAAGCAGCTAAAACAGCGCATTGCCGATACGCAAGTTGCGCAGGCCAATTGGGCCAAAAAGCATTGGAATAGCTGGCAGACGCATTATGCTAAGGCGCCTTTTTTTAAGCAATATGCTCCAAAAATTAAGGCCCTTTATTTGGAGGAAGACCACCCTTTTCTCTCTCAAATCAATAAGCGCTTTATTCTTTGGGCCTTAAAGGAGCTGCAGATACAAACGGAGGTTTTAGAAAGCGTTCATTTTGATTTGCAAGAGCAAGACCCTAGCTTGCGATTGATTGAGCTTTTGCAGCAAATTGAGGCCCAACATTATTTGTCGGGCCCAGCCGCCAAGGCCTATCTGAATGAAGCAGCTTTTGAGGCGGCTCATATCAAATTGGAGTATTTGAATTATGGCCCCTACCCTACTTATGAGCAACTTTATCCGCCATTTAGCGATGCGGTCAGTATTTTGGACCTATTTTTTCATTTGGGGCCAGCCGCCAAGCAGTTTTTTCGGTCCATCTAA
- a CDS encoding glycosyltransferase family 2 protein: protein MSSVDYAVVVPVYRGEESLPLLYQEIKAFFEGANLSFELILVHDYGPDNSWAVMKKLAAQDARVRPFQLSRNFGQHNAIICGFAQVRAPWIITIDEDLQQRPADISALIAEQKKGNFDLVYGYFEERQHNGFRNLTSWLMQRSLSLAIPELHPHYSPFRLVRSEMAKACLQMNNSYTFLDGYLSWITQQVGSVRVSHQPRQAGESGYTLRKLLNHSINILITFSDLPIRLLSGISIIIFILSSVYSLYILLRKLILNDIIPGYSSLVIILGFGLSLILLGIGILGEYIHRINQRSSRRPNFWLRASENEEQDED, encoded by the coding sequence ATGTCATCTGTAGACTATGCTGTTGTGGTCCCCGTTTATCGAGGCGAAGAGAGTTTGCCCCTACTCTATCAAGAAATCAAGGCTTTTTTTGAGGGGGCCAATTTGAGCTTTGAGCTTATTTTGGTCCATGATTATGGCCCCGATAATTCTTGGGCGGTCATGAAAAAATTGGCGGCTCAGGATGCTCGTGTCCGCCCCTTTCAACTGAGTAGAAATTTTGGCCAACACAACGCCATTATTTGCGGTTTTGCGCAGGTTCGGGCCCCTTGGATCATTACGATAGATGAGGATTTACAGCAGCGCCCCGCCGATATTTCGGCCCTAATTGCCGAGCAAAAAAAGGGCAATTTTGATCTGGTTTATGGCTACTTTGAAGAGCGGCAGCACAATGGCTTTCGGAACCTGACCTCTTGGTTGATGCAGCGCAGTTTGAGCTTGGCCATTCCCGAATTACACCCTCATTATAGCCCTTTTCGGTTGGTTCGTAGCGAGATGGCCAAGGCTTGCCTACAGATGAATAATTCCTATACCTTTTTAGATGGCTATCTGAGCTGGATTACGCAGCAGGTAGGCAGTGTTCGGGTTAGTCATCAGCCGCGACAGGCTGGAGAAAGCGGCTATACGCTGCGCAAACTGCTCAATCATAGCATCAATATTTTAATTACTTTTTCGGACCTGCCCATCCGCTTACTTTCGGGCATTTCGATCATTATATTTATACTATCTTCGGTCTATTCGCTCTACATTTTGCTCCGAAAACTGATTCTCAACGATATTATTCCGGGCTATAGCAGTCTGGTGATTATCCTGGGCTTTGGGCTCAGTTTGATTCTTTTGGGCATTGGCATTTTGGGCGAGTACATCCACCGTATCAATCAGCGCAGCAGCCGAAGGCCCAATTTTTGGCTCCGCGCCTCAGAAAATGAAGAGCAAGATGAAGACTAG
- a CDS encoding formyltransferase family protein — protein MKTRRYVFLVSGGGGNLRLLAKFLAFGLLKGELVGVLADRPCPALSWAQEKGIFAQQMSYRQSQPEELRRYLAQLQADLIITNIHKIIDAQTLAQFSEAHWLNLHYSILPAFAGLIGLAPLEAAQKQHLPFFGATAHLVEEQLDAGPILAQGIFATAWQKKTKKAHIEQTFRAGGLALWAALAQLEGQELAEQPAAIQWENGQRICLHPSPKIPEQLQQETFWQNI, from the coding sequence ATGAAGACTAGGCGCTATGTTTTTTTGGTTTCGGGCGGGGGCGGCAACCTCCGACTATTGGCCAAGTTCTTGGCCTTTGGCCTTTTAAAGGGGGAGTTGGTTGGCGTTTTGGCCGATCGGCCCTGCCCCGCCCTGAGTTGGGCCCAAGAAAAAGGCATTTTTGCCCAGCAAATGAGTTATCGGCAGAGCCAGCCCGAGGAGTTGCGGCGGTATTTGGCCCAATTACAGGCCGATCTGATCATTACCAATATCCATAAAATTATTGATGCCCAGACCTTGGCCCAATTTTCTGAGGCCCATTGGCTCAATTTGCATTATTCCATTTTACCTGCTTTTGCTGGCCTCATTGGCCTAGCGCCCCTAGAAGCCGCCCAAAAACAGCACTTGCCATTTTTTGGAGCAACGGCGCATTTGGTAGAGGAGCAGCTAGATGCTGGGCCGATTTTGGCCCAGGGCATTTTTGCTACCGCTTGGCAAAAAAAGACTAAAAAAGCCCATATTGAGCAAACTTTTCGGGCGGGTGGACTTGCGCTTTGGGCCGCTTTGGCCCAACTAGAAGGCCAAGAACTCGCCGAGCAGCCTGCAGCTATTCAATGGGAAAATGGGCAGCGCATTTGCCTGCACCCCAGCCCCAAAATTCCAGAGCAGCTGCAGCAAGAAACATTTTGGCAAAATATCTAA
- a CDS encoding WG repeat-containing protein, which translates to MIRFFFICCLALLFFGPLKAQRPDSSFLMDNIYKVKLGEKTLWGFYERETGEILSPAAYDSIKYQFRLEQDLRYYEIQKNGKWGLLNKDLSAWIPPKYDKVNYRYKLDPARIFVEVGGKYGIFNEDGSEWLAPIYDEIMFDGNYFKVKQGEKWGILTIRGEEYLPICFAHIYDNLEPKYSLVRQENKQLWSVYNWLAQNGSPCELQPELSFERIEYFNEFFTVYKDGLWGVANDEGKLLIERKYKELEPFSFLPLRWLKVLEKDKYGILRLDSLGKLDTILDPIYDDIGIDPDNYKLMARYKGKEDYMYEGEGYFNFAYDGIKYFLRHQLFIIELNGKAGVANVEKDILIPPKKYSKLHIIDRNTFMVQKGGKWGVVDAQNRELIAPAFTNFDFRKEGYFFAADGEKWGVVSLKKGILLPPKYEDVVILPKGRFLVQKGGKWGVVAVGGRIIEPIKWERYSYPRGSEEIELIKGNKSFKYKL; encoded by the coding sequence ATGATTCGATTCTTTTTTATCTGTTGTTTGGCCCTCCTATTTTTTGGGCCCTTAAAGGCCCAACGACCCGACAGCAGCTTTTTGATGGACAATATTTACAAGGTCAAATTGGGCGAAAAAACCCTCTGGGGCTTTTATGAGCGAGAAACAGGAGAAATTCTCAGCCCCGCCGCCTATGATAGCATCAAATATCAGTTTCGCCTAGAACAGGATTTGCGCTATTACGAAATTCAGAAAAATGGAAAATGGGGCCTATTGAATAAGGACCTCAGCGCTTGGATTCCCCCCAAATACGATAAGGTCAATTATCGCTATAAACTAGATCCGGCCCGCATCTTTGTAGAAGTTGGTGGAAAGTACGGCATATTTAATGAAGATGGCAGCGAATGGCTGGCCCCTATTTATGATGAAATCATGTTTGATGGCAACTATTTTAAGGTCAAGCAAGGAGAAAAATGGGGTATCCTCACTATTCGTGGAGAAGAATATTTGCCCATTTGCTTTGCGCATATCTATGACAATTTAGAGCCTAAATACTCCTTGGTTCGCCAAGAGAACAAGCAGCTTTGGTCGGTATATAATTGGTTGGCCCAAAATGGCTCGCCCTGCGAATTGCAGCCCGAGCTCAGCTTTGAGCGGATAGAATACTTCAATGAGTTTTTTACGGTCTATAAAGATGGGCTTTGGGGCGTTGCCAACGATGAAGGAAAATTACTCATTGAGCGAAAATACAAGGAGCTCGAGCCCTTTTCCTTTTTGCCCCTGCGCTGGCTCAAGGTCTTAGAAAAAGATAAGTATGGTATTTTGAGGCTAGATTCTTTGGGGAAATTGGACACTATTCTGGATCCTATCTATGATGATATTGGCATTGACCCAGACAACTACAAGCTGATGGCTCGCTACAAGGGCAAGGAGGACTATATGTATGAGGGCGAAGGCTATTTTAATTTTGCCTATGATGGCATTAAGTACTTTTTGCGGCATCAGCTTTTTATTATAGAGCTCAATGGCAAGGCGGGAGTGGCCAATGTGGAAAAAGACATTTTGATTCCCCCAAAAAAATATAGCAAGCTGCACATCATTGACCGCAACACCTTTATGGTCCAAAAAGGCGGAAAATGGGGGGTGGTTGATGCCCAAAACCGAGAACTCATTGCCCCCGCTTTTACCAACTTTGACTTTAGGAAAGAGGGCTACTTCTTTGCTGCCGATGGCGAAAAATGGGGGGTGGTTTCTCTAAAAAAGGGTATTTTGCTGCCCCCAAAATATGAGGATGTGGTCATTTTGCCCAAAGGCCGTTTTTTGGTCCAAAAAGGCGGAAAATGGGGCGTAGTGGCTGTTGGTGGCCGAATTATTGAGCCCATCAAGTGGGAACGCTATAGCTACCCCAGAGGCAGCGAAGAGATTGAGCTCATCAAAGGGAATAAAAGCTTTAAGTATAAACTTTAA
- the gldN gene encoding gliding motility protein GldN: protein MAYPKLMIWALLVLGPQLLLAQYTFEAPENNQELSSQAAPPLLQYSHLEERDVFWETRIWRDIIVAEKANQHFAAIDQELIAALIKAAESGEITLYHPIDDRFSQPLCPADRKEILGETDTTTVIDPETLEEEHIAIYTPLNYQNIVAYRLKEVWYFDLQRGKLDVRILGLAPIVEEYGEDGEFLARRPLFWAYYPDARQALAKSRSYTPYNTPMSWADALDARFFSSLIIKQSNLQDRRIEDYAEGMQALLEAEKIQEKIRNFEHDLWTY, encoded by the coding sequence ATGGCTTATCCTAAATTGATGATTTGGGCCCTGCTCGTTTTGGGCCCCCAGCTGCTTTTGGCCCAATATACTTTTGAGGCCCCAGAAAATAATCAGGAGCTCAGCAGCCAAGCCGCTCCGCCCCTTTTGCAATACTCGCATTTGGAAGAGCGAGACGTTTTTTGGGAAACCCGAATTTGGCGAGATATTATTGTGGCCGAAAAAGCAAATCAGCATTTTGCCGCTATAGATCAAGAGCTGATCGCAGCACTGATTAAGGCCGCAGAATCTGGAGAAATTACGCTTTACCACCCTATAGATGACCGCTTTAGCCAGCCGCTTTGCCCTGCCGACCGCAAAGAAATTTTGGGCGAAACCGATACCACAACTGTCATTGATCCAGAAACTTTGGAGGAAGAGCATATCGCCATTTATACCCCCCTCAATTATCAAAATATTGTGGCTTACCGCCTCAAAGAGGTTTGGTACTTTGATTTGCAAAGAGGAAAACTAGATGTGCGAATTTTAGGCCTGGCCCCAATTGTAGAAGAATATGGCGAGGATGGAGAGTTTCTGGCCCGCCGCCCCCTCTTTTGGGCCTATTATCCAGATGCCCGACAAGCACTGGCCAAAAGCAGAAGCTACACCCCTTATAATACGCCCATGAGCTGGGCCGATGCCCTAGATGCCCGCTTCTTTAGCTCCCTGATTATTAAGCAGTCTAATTTGCAGGATCGCCGAATTGAAGATTATGCAGAAGGGATGCAGGCTCTGCTAGAAGCCGAGAAAATTCAGGAGAAAATCCGAAATTTTGAACATGATCTCTGGACCTATTAA
- the gldN gene encoding gliding motility protein GldN yields MNATALFQSALVFMFLLAANLTVSAQRMPIGTTESNNPIQETPRDDIYERHINSKKLIIPYDYLHEKDVFWEKRVWRLIDVREKQNHHFAAAATTGRKPFIMILLDHARKDDIAAYSVQGLEGADGDNFSNPIPKEEMQTLGTKIDTVVTFDPETLEEIIEPVVNPFNPEDVRQFRLKEVWFFDEETSAMDVRILGIAPIQDRYDDNGNFINSGPMFWVYYPDIRPVLAQHACYNPTNDLNTMSWEDVFEARHFSSYIIKESNVHDRRIQDYKSGVDALLEADKIKEQVRDYEHDLWTY; encoded by the coding sequence ATGAATGCTACTGCCTTATTTCAGTCTGCCTTGGTATTTATGTTTCTGTTGGCTGCTAACCTAACAGTTTCGGCTCAAAGGATGCCTATCGGCACTACCGAATCAAACAATCCAATTCAGGAAACACCCCGTGACGATATCTATGAACGTCATATTAACTCCAAAAAGTTGATCATCCCTTATGACTATCTACATGAAAAAGATGTCTTTTGGGAAAAACGCGTTTGGCGCCTCATCGATGTGCGCGAAAAGCAAAACCACCACTTTGCCGCTGCAGCCACTACTGGCCGTAAGCCTTTCATTATGATTCTTTTGGATCATGCTCGTAAAGATGATATTGCCGCCTACTCGGTGCAAGGTCTAGAAGGAGCTGATGGGGATAACTTTAGTAACCCCATCCCAAAAGAAGAAATGCAGACACTAGGGACCAAAATTGACACCGTTGTTACTTTTGACCCCGAAACACTAGAAGAAATTATCGAGCCTGTTGTCAACCCCTTCAACCCTGAAGACGTACGACAGTTCCGCCTCAAAGAGGTTTGGTTCTTCGATGAAGAAACTTCTGCTATGGATGTGCGTATCCTAGGTATCGCACCTATCCAGGATCGTTATGATGATAATGGAAACTTTATTAACTCTGGTCCCATGTTTTGGGTATACTACCCCGACATCCGCCCAGTTTTGGCCCAACACGCTTGCTATAATCCTACCAACGACTTGAATACCATGAGCTGGGAGGATGTGTTTGAAGCAAGACATTTCTCTTCTTATATCATTAAGGAGTCTAATGTGCATGATCGCCGTATCCAAGATTATAAGTCTGGTGTAGATGCTTTGCTAGAAGCCGATAAAATTAAGGAGCAGGTCCGTGACTATGAGCACGACCTCTGGACATACTAG